The Heyndrickxia acidicola sequence GTTCCGACCAGGTAAACAATAAAGATAAAGCCTACTAGGGTTTGGCTGAGTGAATAGGGCGGTTTGATGAGCTGAAATCCAATATAGTTATAGAGTGAAACAAAGCCTCCCATTACAAGAAATCCAATAAGGAACAAATAGACAAGGCCGGGCTCTTTAAATTGGCTGAACAGTGAGACTGCCAGCTGCTTTATGTTTAATTTCTTAGGCTCGAAATGAGAGGATGGAGGCAAAATCAGCCAGAAAACCAGGCTGGCTAGCAGGCTGATGATGCCTATGCCAATTAAAGCGGCATGCCAGCTAAAGTAATCTGTCAATATCCCGCTTATAATACGGCCTGCCATCCCGCCGATAGAATTCCCGCTAATATACAAGCCCATGGCCATTCCAAGGCTTTTTGGCTCAATTTCTTCTCCTAAATAAGCCATTGCGACAGCAGGCAGCCCCGCAAGCGTAATGCCCTGCAAGATTCTGCATAGAATCAGCAGCTGAAAATTGGGCATAAAGGCTGTTAGGATGGAGAGGATGGAGGAGGCAGCCAAAGAAATGGTCATAATGGACTTTCTGCCAAATACCTCTGATAATGAACCGGCTATTAAAATACTAATGGCTAATGCAATGGTGGTAGAGGAAAGACTTAAACTGGAAACGGCAGGCGACACATGAAACTCCCTGGATAAATCGGGAAGAAGGGGCTGTGTTCCCCATAGTATGGCGAAAGTACTGAAGCCGCCAGCGAATAAAGCTAGAGCAGCCATTTTGAATTTGCGCGTTCCCCGTTGAATATAATTCATGATTGATGCTAGCTCCTTTAATTGGTTTGAAACATGTTGTTTACATACTGGATAAAGCCTTCCACAACAGGCGAGGTATAGCTTCCTTTCAGCCAGGCAATTCCGATCTCTCTTTTACATACCGGCTGCTTTACCCGGATAAGCTTTATCCTGCTTTTATCTAATACCTGAAGGTCCGGTACTAACGAAACTCCTAATTTTGCCCCGACCAGCCCGGAAACCGTTCCAATTTCTTCTCCTTCAAATACGACATCCGGCGTAAAGCCTGCCTCTTCGCATAAATGATTAATGATTGTCTGCATCTCATTCACTTTTTTAAAAGAGATGAAGGGTTCCGTTTTAACCATTTCCAAATCTACTTCGTCATAGTCTGCCAGCCAGTGATCAACTGAAACAATCAAAAACAGCTCCTCCGATAAAAGAGGACGGCATTCTATCTCGTGATCTTCATGAAGCATGGTAATCAGGGCCAAATCTATTTTCCTGGATTTTAAATGGTCCACGATTTGCCGATTTGAGGCTTGGTGTAATTGGAATTTCACATAGGGGTGCTTCTGATGATAAGAGCTGATTATTTCGGGTACTACACTGATGCCGAGTGAAGGGAGAAAGGATAAAGAAACCGTTCCGCTGTCCGGGTGGATTTCATCCCATATTTCTTGTTTCCCGATTTCAATCTGTTTAATCGACTGCTCGACACGGTGCAGGAACATGTTTCCGTATCGATTCAAATAAATGTTTCTGCCTTTCCGGTCAAAAAGCTGAACACCGAGTTCTTCTTCGAGTTTTGCGATTGAACGGCTGAGTGCGGGCTGGGATATGGATAATTGTTCGGCCGCTCGGGTGATGTGCTGAACCTTGGCGACGGTTTGGAAGTAGTTGATTTGATGCCATTCCATTTGGATACCTCATCGTTTTTAGTTTCCTTTTATTCTTATCATACGCTTCTTTTTCCATAACTTCTAATTGTTAATATGCATCAAATTCATGCATAGAAGTTATTGTTTTGTCTCTGAGTTTGTACTTCCTGCAGGTTGATTTCCGCTGAAGGCACTCGCTTTCCGCGGGGCGGTAGTGGAGCCTCCTCGTCGCTGCGCTCCTGCGGGGTCTCCCCTAACACGCTGATCCCGCAGGAGTCTCGTGCCTTCCGCTCCAATCAACTTTGGATTCAAATCAAGATAGGTGTTAAAGAGGATACAAAGGAAGTGCCCTGGTCATCCTGCAGATTACCCTCTATTGCAGTCACTGACTTTCCTTGGTGCTGCTGGGATTCTCATCGTTACAATGCTTCTGCAGAGTTAAGAGAGACAGAGATAGGGAAAGTGCCCAGAACTTCCTGCAGGTTGATTTCCGCTGAAGGCACTCGCTTTCCGCGGGGCGGTAGTGGAGCCTCCTCGTCGCTGCGCTCCTGCGGGGTCTCCCCTAACCCGCTGATCCCGCAGGAGTCTCGTGCCTTCTGCTCCAATCAACTTTGGATTCAGATCAACATAGGTGTTTACGAGATACAAAGGAAGTGCCCTGGTCATCCTGCAGATTACTCTCTATTGCAGTCACTGACTTTCCTTGAGACGGCTGGGAGTCTCCTCGTTGCAGTTCTCCTGCGGGGTGAAGAGAGACAAAGACATGGAAAGTGCCCAGAACTTCCTGCAGGTTGATTTCCGCTGAAGGCACTCGCTTTCCGCGGGGCGGTAGTGGAGTCCCCTCGTTGCAGTTCTCCTGCTGGGTCTCCGCAAGCACGCTGATCCCGCAGGAGTCTCGTGCCTTCTGCTCCAATCAACTTTGGATTCAGATCAACATAGGTGTTTACGAAATACAAAGGAAGTGCCCTGGTCATTCTGCAGGTTGATTTGTGCTTCAGGCACTCGCTTTTCACTTCAATCATCATCAGCCATTAAAGAAAACTTATTTAGTTAATTAATGCAATTATTTGAATAGTAAATGTATAATAGATTTGTAACATACCAACTGGTTAGTATTTTACGTGGAAGAAAAAGAGGATGGAAAGGATGAAGGATATGGAGCATGTAGTAGTGGAAAAGTTGGGGCCGGTGCTTTCTCTGACCTTAAATCGGCCTGAAAGCCTGAATGCCTTTAGTCCTGAGATGATTTTGGGTTTAAAGGATGCTATTCGGAATGCGGGGACAGATGAGGATGTTCAGGTGATTGTGCTGTCTGGTGCCGGCCGTGCTTTTAGTGCCGGGGGAGATGTAAAAGGCATGGGACAAGCGAGGGGTATTGAGGTTTATGAACATATCGGAAAGTTGAATGAGCTTATTTTATTGATTAAAGAAACAGAAAAGCCGATTATTGCAGCTGTGCATGGTTTTGCTGCTGGAGCAGGTGCCAATTTGGCTTTTGCGTGTGATCTCATAGTAGCAGCAGAGAATAGTAAATTTGCGCTTAGCTTTTCTCAGGTCGGATTAATATCTGATGGAGGAGGCTCTTATCTTCTTCCGCAATTAGTTGGCCCTCACCTGGCAAAGCAATTTTTCTTTACGGCTGAGCCCATTCCTGCTGAACGGCTCTATCAATTAGGTGCAATCAATTTCCTGTACCCGCTTGAATCACTGCAGGAAGAAACGATGAAATTTGCCCTTACACTGGCACACGGGCCGGGCAGGGCATTCGGGAAGCAAAAGAAGCTGGTGGACTTATCGTTTACATCCTCGCTGGAAGAAGTCTTGGAACAGGAGCGATTACTTCAAACCTTAATGGTTGAAACCGAAGATCATCAAGAAGGAATCTCAGCTTTTAAAGAGAAGCGGAAGCCGGCTTTTAAAGGAAAGTAGGAAAAAACAAAGAGGGATAGAAGTTCATTCTATCCTCTTTTTTATGCACGAAAGGAGATTATTTGGCAGGTCTGAGAATCATATTGAAAACCTGCGTGGGAATATTCCTTATTCCTTTGGATTTCCCGTTTTCATCTAATACTTCAAGTTTGTCGTGATCATTGTCAACCGCAATAAACTGGTGATTCACATAGCTTAAAGCTTCTACGGGATAGGTGGTATGAAAGGTTTTTATCACTTTGTTTTCTTTGACGTTCAAGATTGTAACTTTCTGACCTTTAAAGCTCAATCGGGTAAAGTTCGTTACAGCAATGTCCCCGTTGCCAATTGAAAGGATATCTCCCACCATGGACTCATAATAATGTAGGTTTTTAATTTTCTTGAGCGTTCCAGCATCATACATCACCAAGGTGGAATCGTCTTTCTTTGGAGCTTCTAAGCCTAAAATCAATTTATGCTCGAAAAGCAATAAATTGTTTAAGCCGCATTTCATTTTTGAAAGCTTTTCTGTCTGGACCTGGCCACTTAAGGAGACCTTCACAAGGAAAGGATAGAAATTATAGTTCCCTAAATCCCGGTAGCTGCTGAAATATAGATTTCTTCCATCAAACACAGCATTGCTTATTAAACCGCCGTTTGTAACCGTTATTATTTTTTTGACCTGTAAATGTTGATCAATTTGATAAATGGAGGGATTTTTTCCATCTTCGTCACAAACAACATAGGTCATCTTCCCTTTAAAGAAGATGTAATGGGGCGCATATCCAACTGTAACCTGATCTATTTTTCCATTATTATTTAAAATAAACACTCTATCATCCTGATGAGTCATATCCGGTTTGTTGACAATGGGAATCCAGATCCTCCGGCTGCTGTCCATATAAATTCTGTTCGTCCACCCGTTGGTCACTTTAATGGTTTTGATGGTTTTCAATGTGACGGGGTCTGCTACTGTAAGATTTTGTTCTGCATTCCTGCCGGATCCATAAATTACGCTTTCCTCGTTGATTTGATTTTCCCAATTACCTAGTGTACAACTGGTTAATAGGAGGCAAAGGAAAAGTAGGAAACATGCATACACGCTTTTTTTAGGCATGAGGATCTCCTTTGTAAATAAAAGTCTTAATGGATTTGAGCCATTTCATCATTACTTACATTCCACTTTTTCTGAATTTCCACTTTGCTAACGCCAGAATGGTATAGGGAAGATAAGTATTTCATTAAACCAGGCTTTGCATCGGGCAAGACAATTGTATTGCCTGTGCTTTGATCATCATTTTTCCCCGCAGCTTTTTCCTCGCTCAAGCGTGCGTCTATTATGTTTTTATCAGCTGCATTAAAATGAATGGCTGCTACTTCGACTCCTTTATAGCT is a genomic window containing:
- a CDS encoding MFS transporter, which encodes MNYIQRGTRKFKMAALALFAGGFSTFAILWGTQPLLPDLSREFHVSPAVSSLSLSSTTIALAISILIAGSLSEVFGRKSIMTISLAASSILSILTAFMPNFQLLILCRILQGITLAGLPAVAMAYLGEEIEPKSLGMAMGLYISGNSIGGMAGRIISGILTDYFSWHAALIGIGIISLLASLVFWLILPPSSHFEPKKLNIKQLAVSLFSQFKEPGLVYLFLIGFLVMGGFVSLYNYIGFQLIKPPYSLSQTLVGFIFIVYLVGTFSSTWMGMLADQHGKRKILQLSLVILLVGVCITLNTNIWLKIIGIAIFTYGFFAGHSIASSWVGKAATHDKAQAASLYLFFYYAGSSIGGTASGTFYSYYGWIGVVGMIVVLAVISIILSIRLGIIVKRKVKLSPHKL
- a CDS encoding LysR family transcriptional regulator, with the protein product MEWHQINYFQTVAKVQHITRAAEQLSISQPALSRSIAKLEEELGVQLFDRKGRNIYLNRYGNMFLHRVEQSIKQIEIGKQEIWDEIHPDSGTVSLSFLPSLGISVVPEIISSYHQKHPYVKFQLHQASNRQIVDHLKSRKIDLALITMLHEDHEIECRPLLSEELFLIVSVDHWLADYDEVDLEMVKTEPFISFKKVNEMQTIINHLCEEAGFTPDVVFEGEEIGTVSGLVGAKLGVSLVPDLQVLDKSRIKLIRVKQPVCKREIGIAWLKGSYTSPVVEGFIQYVNNMFQTN
- a CDS encoding enoyl-CoA hydratase/isomerase family protein → MKDMEHVVVEKLGPVLSLTLNRPESLNAFSPEMILGLKDAIRNAGTDEDVQVIVLSGAGRAFSAGGDVKGMGQARGIEVYEHIGKLNELILLIKETEKPIIAAVHGFAAGAGANLAFACDLIVAAENSKFALSFSQVGLISDGGGSYLLPQLVGPHLAKQFFFTAEPIPAERLYQLGAINFLYPLESLQEETMKFALTLAHGPGRAFGKQKKLVDLSFTSSLEEVLEQERLLQTLMVETEDHQEGISAFKEKRKPAFKGK